Genomic DNA from Corallococcus silvisoli:
GCCAACGGGCAAGAAGTAGCGCGGGGACGGTTCGGAGCACGGGCCGTCCCGCGAGCCCCTTCGGGGGCTCAAGCCAGGAGCACGGGCCGACGCCTCCCTCCGCTCGGTGAGTCGAAGGGGGGAGACGCTACCGCTTCAGCGCGCGCTCGATGCGGCGGCGCAAGCCGTCTTCGGACAGCATGCCACGCTGCGCGTCCATCACCTTGCCGTCGCGGTCCAGGAAGTAGAGCGTCGGCAGCGCGTTCACCTCGAAGGCCCGCGCCATGTTGTCGTCGGCGTAGACGACGTAGGGCCGCAGCTCCGGCTGAAAGCGCTGGAGGAAGTAGTCCACCTGCTGCGGCGCCGTATCCCCGTCGTCCCGGCTGGCCGCCACGAAGACGAGCCCCTGGGACTCGTACTCCTTGGCCAGCTTCACCAGCGAGGGCATCTCCTCGCGGCACGGCGGACACCAGGTGGCCCAGAAGTCGAGCATCACCACATGGCCCTTCAGGTCCGACAGGGTCAGCGAACCGCCACCATGCTTGGCCAGTTGGAAGGACGGCGGCGAGACCCCATCCGGCACCAGTCGCGCGCGCTGCGCCTCCCGCACGCCCAGGAACGCCAGCGCCGCCAGGCCCAGCACCGCCACCACCGCCAGCACCGTCTTGGCGCCATCCCCGCGCGCACGCGGCGGCTTCGAATTCTCGGATCCAGCCTGCTGTGTCATCCGCGTTCCCTTCGTGTCAGGCCGCCGTGCACCCGCTTCAACGCCCAGCGCACCCCAGCCCGGACCCGCGGCCGGCGCACCACCCACGCCGCCAGCGGAGGGCCCCAGTGATAGTACCCGTCGATGAACCCCTGGCCGAGCCGGCTCTTCCGCAGCACGTCGTCCCGGAACGCCCGGAACGCCACCAGCTCCGGGGCGCCCTCGCCAAAGGCCGCGGTCACCACGAAGCACGATGACGCGGGACTCACCCACATCATCTTCCCGTTGGTGAGGTTCACCACCACCTTCAGCTCGCGCTGCTCCGTGTAGAGGAAGGCCAGCAGGTCCCTGCGCGCCGCCGGGAACTCCTGCCCCCCCGCCTCCTCGAAGTCGATGCGCGTCGTCACGGCGCTGCCCACTTCATCCACCGTGAAGCGGTAGCGCTTGGAGCTGCGCCGGTGCTCCACCTCCAGCCCCTTCAGCTCCCCGAAGTAGGCCAGGAACGGCACCCGGCACGCCGGACACACGAACCGGTGGTAGGCGTGCGTCGGCACGAAGGCGTAATCCCCCATGCGCTTGCAGCCCGTGTTGGGGCACACCAGCTTCACGCCCGCCTGGGGCGCGTTGCGAGGGTCGTAGCGCGACAGGCCCGTGCCCTTGTCGAACACGGGCGGAGGCCGCGCCGGCTGCCCCACCATCTGGCGGGTGGGGTGCGCGGCCCGCTCCAGCTCCTGCGCCCGGCGCCACGCCAGCTCGGCCGCTTCCAGCCGGCCGTCCGCCGTGTGCACCAGCGCCTCCGCGTGCGCGCGCAGGGCCGCCACCAGCCGGTCCACCAGCGGCGACACCGCCGGCGCCCGCGCCACCGCGAACGCCTCCGCCAGCACCCGCTCCATTTCGGGGAGCAGCGCCTGGGCCGCCTTGCGCGACGGGTCCTCCGCTCGCCGGTACACCGGGGGCTCCGGCAGCTTCGCGAACAATGCCGAGGCCTGGGCCCGCACGCGCTCCAGCGCCGCGTCCCCCCGCCCCACGTCCAATCCCGCCGCCCGCGTCTGGGCGGCCCTGATGAGTTCTTCGGGCTGCAAGCCCCGGGACCTTAAGGGCCCGCAAGCCCCCTGTCAGCGACTCCCGCGTCCCCGGTCCGGAAACTCGCCAACGTCCCCGGACCAATGTAAGACGACGTAGGAGGATGTGAATCATGGGCGTGTTGAAGTTCCTGGTCTGGACGGCATGCGCGGTGGGGATCGGCGTCTTCCTGGCGCGGGGCAACGTGGACGGCCGTTCACCGCTGGAGCACATGGAGCGCACCTGGAAGCGCTCGGTGAATCCCTCCGCGATGGACCGGATGAAGGGCAGCGTGGAGGACGCGCTGGAGGACGCGAGGGAGGCGGTGACCCAGAAGTCCGCCAACGCCCCGGGTCCGCGTGAGCGCATCACCCCCGAGGACCGGGCGGCCATCAACGACATCATCGCCCGGAAGAAGTAGCCCCCCGCCCCCGGACGCGAGGGCCGTGGCTGATCGCCGACCCTCCCCTTCCGCCTACCCCGCCCCGTGCCTAGGTTGCGCCGGGGCGTTGGGTTGGACGGTGGTGGAGAGGCGGGCCCATGGGCTGGACGCAGGTCGGGGGCGTCATCAGGGTGGCGGTGCTGGCATGCGCGCTGGGAACAGCCGGACGCGCCGAGTCACGCCCCCCCAAGAAGCTGTGGCTGGAGGCGCGCAACCGCGCCGCTTCCCGGCAACACTCCAACATCAGTGAAGTGGCCCGCAAGGCGATGCCGGCCGTGGTGTCCATCACCACGCGCCAGGACAGCGCGGACGTGCCCCCCGGCGAGGAGCCGCAGCGGGGGATTGGCTCCGGGTTCATCATCCACCCGGACGGCTACATCCTCACCAGCGCGCACGTGGTGGACGGGGCCTCGGAGGTCAGCATCTCCATCCGCAGCGCCACCGGCTACGTGGAGGAGTTCCCCGCCACGGTGGTGGGCGAGGACGAGCGCACCGACTGCGCGCTCCTCAAGGTGGACTCGCCCCGGAAGCTGCCGGTGCTGAAGCTGGCGTCCGCGTCCCATGTGGACATCGCGGACTGGGTGGTCGTCATCGGCAACCCGTTCGGCCTGGCGCACTCCGTGACGGTGGGCGTGGTGAGCTACCTGGGCCGCACCGACGTGACGCCCAACGGGCGCGACGGCGACTTCGACTATCTGCAGTTGGACGCCTCCATCAACCCGGGCAACTCCGGCGGGCCGGTGCTGGACCTCCACGGCGACGTGGTGGCGGTGGCCAACGCCGTCAACGTGTCCGGGCAGGGCATCGGGTTCGCCATCCCCATCGACATCGCGAAGACGGTGATTCCCCAGTTGAAGGCGCACGGGCGCATGCGCCGCGGGTGGATGGGCATCAGCGTGCAGGACTTCTCTCCGGAGGTGGCCCAGGCCTTCAACCTGAACCCGCGCGGCCGGGGCGTGGTGGTGACGGACGTGGTGGAGGACAGCCCCGCGGAGCGCGCGGGCCTGCGCACCGGAGACGTCATCCTGAACCTGGACCGCCTGTCGGTGGAGCGGGCCCACACGCTGCGCTGGCAGGTGGCCGCGCGCGGCGTGGGCCAGCACATCCAGCTCCAGCTGCGCAGGCTGGGGCACCCCATGACGCTGCGGGTGAAGCTGGAGGACGCGCCCCGGGTGGAGGCGCCTCCCGCGACGCTCGCCTCGGGCGCCGCTCCGGCGGAGCGCACCGCCGGGGCCCGCTCGGCGCTGGAGGACCTGCTGTCGCCCGTGCCGCGCTCCCCGTCCGGACGGGCGGGCGGGGACTCGGAGGGCGGGGAGGGCTTGCCCGTTCCCTGATGGGCCTTGCCCCCGGGGCCCTTCCGGGCCGCCAGCCTCCTTGCGTTCCTTGAAACCGGGCGATACACCGTGCGCCTTCACACTGCGGCGGATCCACCCAGAGGTGGCGCCGCGGGTTTTCGCGCATCGATTCGCAGGAGAGTCCGCACCATGGCCGAGGCCACCCAGACGACGAAGCCCACCCATTGGCCGCGCACGGCCAAGGGCAACGGCAAGAAGGCGTGCACCGTGGAGGGCTGCAAGCGCCCCTACCGCGCCAAGAGCTACTGCTTCTTCCACTTCAAGAAGTGGCGCCAGGGCGACCTGCCCCACTCGCGCTACCGCGTGTGCTCCAAGCCGGAGTGCCGTATCAAGACGAGCAAGGCCGGCCTGTGCGAGAAGCACTACGCCGAGACCTACAAGAAGGAAGCGGCGGCCTAAGCCGTCCCGGCTGTTTCGTGGCGCCGGCCTCCCGCCCTCACTCGCGGGAGGAGCCCGGCGCCACCGCGCGGCCCAGGTGCTTGAAGGCGTTGAGCCACAGCTCCGCCTCCCGCTGGGTCAGCCGCGAACGCATCAACGTCCGCTCCAGCTCGTGCAGCACGTGCTCCGGCGCCTGCGGGTTGAGGAAGTCCGCCGCCAGCATCGCCGCGCGCATGCGCGCGCTCAGGGCCCCGAGCGTCCCCAGCTTCGCGCCGGGCTCCGCCTCCGCGGGCACCGCGGCCGTCTCCCCCAGCCCCTGCCGGTGACACAGGTACAGGAGCACCGCGGACGACTGCGCCAGGTTCATGGAGGGCTGCACGTCCGACGTGGGGATGACGAGCAGATCCTGGCAGTGGGTCAGGTCCTCGTCGGACAGCCCGCGCTGCTCACCGCCGAACAGGAGCGCCACCCGCCCCCGGGTGCTCTCCTCCGCCAGCCGCCGCGCCGCCTCCTCCGGGGTCAGCGGGGACCGCTTCACCACCTGGGTGCGCGACGTGGTGCCCACCACGTACACACAGTCCTCCAGGGCCTCCGCCAACGTGGGCGCGACGCGCATGCCCGAAAGGATGTGGCCGCTCTTCACGGCCATCCGCTCCGCGGCACCGAAGTCCTTCGTGATGGGTTCCGAGAGGATGAGACGTTCAAACCCGAAGTTCGCCATGACCCGGCAGACAGCCCCCAGGTTGTCGGGTGAACGGGTCTGATGAAGGACGACGGTCAGCTCCGCTCCTGGACGCATGCCCCGGAGTTTAGCTGGTGGCGCGTCCGGCTGATCGGTATATTCCCGCTGATGCGTCGCTGGGTCCCTGGCTTGCTCCTGTCGCTGTCCCTGCTCACCACCGCGTGCGACGGCACGGGCGCGACCGTGCGCTCGTCCATCACGTCGCGGCAGGCGCTGAGCAGCTCGCCAGAGGTGGTGGAGTTCGAGTCCCCGGCCGTCCGGCTGGAGCTGTTCCGGGACATCGCCCGCCAGTCCGAGCAGCAGGCCGGTCAGTCCGCGCAGGGCGTGGCGCTCTTCCCCATCATCCAGGGCAACGAGTTCGTCGCGGCGCCGGGCTTCGACTCCCGCGCGGACCTGCTCCAGCCGCCGGACGCGGGCAGCGGAATCCAGTTCGCCTTCGACGCGCGCGCGGGGGACCGTTGGCCGGAGGACCGGCGGGAGAGCCTGCAGGGCCTGTCGGAGCGCGAGGCCGCGGAGCTGGTGGGGCGCACGCTGCTGGCGCTCTGGGACATCCAGCCGGAGGGTGCGGTGCGGGTGGACCGGGCCGCGGGCGCGCCGTACGCGGTCGCCTACGTGGACGGCATCCTGCGCATCAACCCGGCGTTCCTCTACCTGGCATCGGCCTACGGTCCTGCTTCCATGGCGGCGGGCCTCCAGTAGAGTCGCGCGCCTCATGAGCTGGCCCCGCTCCCGCCCCTTCCCGGCGGTCAGTGTCCGGGGCCGCGAGGCGCCTCCGACGTGAACACCTCCGCCCTCCACGCGCAACTCACCCACACGCTCCGCCAGACGGACCTGCCCGCCCTGGGAACCCCCTACAAGGGCAAGGTCCGCGACACGTACCGCAAGGGCGACACGCTGGTCCTGGTGACGAGCGACCGCCTCTCCGCGTTCGACCACGTGCTCACCACCATCCCCTTCAAGGGCGAGGTGCTCAACCGCCTGGCGGCCTTCTGGTTCGACCGCACGAAGCACATCTGCCCCAACCACGTGCTGGACGTGCCGGACGCGAACGTCACCGTGGCGCGCGCCTGCCAGCCGTTCTCCGTGGAAGTGGTGGTGCGCGGCTACCTCACCGGCAGCCTGTGGCGCGACTACGAGAAGGGCACGCACACCGCCTACGGGGTTCCGTTCCCGGAAGGGCTGCGCAAGGACAGCGCGTTCCCCACGCCCATCCTCACGCCGTCCACCAAGGCGGAGTACGGCCAGCACGACGAGCCCATCTCCGAGGCCGAGATCCTGGCGCGCGGGCTGGCCACGCCGCGTGACTGGGCCCGCATCACGGAGGCCGCCCGGGGCCTGTTCCTGGAAGGCCAGACGTGGGCGCGCACGCGCGGCCTCATCCTGGTGGATACCAAGTACGAGTTCGGCAAGGTGGGCGACGAGCTCTTCGTCATCGACGAGATGCACACCCCGGACTCCAGCCGCTACTGGGTGGCGGACGAGTACGAGGCGCGCTTCGCCAAGGGCGAGGACCAGCGGATGCTGGACAAGGAGAACATCCGCCAGTGGCTCATCCGCGAGCGGAACTTCTCCGGCCACGGCGCGCTGCCCGCCATCCCCGACGACGTGCGCGTGGACCTGGCCACCAAGTACGTGGCCGCCTACGAGCGCATCACCGGCATGCCGCTGACGCTCACCCCCGGGGACGTGCACGCGCGCATCGAGTCCAACCTGCGGGCGAAGGGCTACCTGTAGCGGCAGCCCCGTCGCCCGGTGCGGGCCGCGCTAGCTGGCGCGGCCGAACACGCGCTGGAACACCGCGTCCATCTGGCGCGTGTGGTAGCCCGGGGAGAAGCAGTCGGAGATCTCCTCGGGCGTCATCATCTTGAGCAGATCCGCGTCCGCCAGCAGCGCCTGCCGGAAGTCCACGCCCTCCTCGAACATCTTCATCGCGTTGCGCTGGACGACGACGTACGCGGCCTGCCGGTCCATGCCCTTGCGCGCCAGCTCCAGCAGGAGCCGCTGCGAGTTCACCACGCCGCCCAGCAGGTCCAGGTTCTTCTTCATCTGCTCCGGGTAGACGCGCATGTTCTCGATGAGCCCGGCGAAGCGGTGGAGCATGAAGTCCAGGAGCACGGTGGCGTCCGGACCAATCACGCGCTCCACGGACGAGTGCGAGATGTCCCGCTCGTGCCACAGCGCCACGTCCTCCATCGCGCTCACCGCGTAGCCGCGCAGCAGGCGCGCCAGGCCCGTGAGGTTCTCCGACAGGATGGGGTTGCGCTTGTGCGGCATGGCGCTGCTGCCCTTCTGGCCGGGCATGAAGGGCTCCTCCGCCTCGCGCACCTCCGTGCGCTGGAGGTGGCGGATCTCCACGGCGAACTTCTCCAGGCTGGCGCCCACCAGGGCGATGGCGGTGAAGAACTCCGCGTGCCGGTCGCGCTGCACCACCTGGCTGGAGGCGGGCGCGGGCGTCAGGCCCAGCTTCTGGCAGACGTGCTCCTCCACCGACGGCGGCAGGTGCGCGAAGGTGCCCACCGCGCCGGAGATCTTCCCCACCGCGATGGTGTCGCGCGCGTGCAGGAGGCGCGTGCGGCCCCGGCGCAGCTCGTCGTACCAGATGGCCAGCTTGTGCCCGAAGGTGATGGGCTCCGCGTGGATGCCGTGGCTGCGGCCCATCTGCAGCGTGTGCTTGTGCTCGAAGGCGCGCTTCTCCACCGCGGCCATCACGCGGTCCATGCCCTTGAGGAGCAGGTCCACCGCGTCGCGCAAGGTGAGCCCCAGCGACGTGTCCAGCACGTCCGAGGACGTCATGCCCAGGTGCAGCCAGCGCGCGCTGGGCCCCACGCGCTCCTCCACGAAGGTGAGGAAGGCGATGACGTCGTGCTTGGTGGTGCGCTCGATCTCCTCGATGCGCGCGGCGTCCGCTTCGGTGAAGTCACCGGCGCGGGCGAGGCAGTCGGCCAGCGCGTCCCTGGGCGCGAGCCCCTGCGCGACCATGCCCTCCAGCGCGGCGAGCTCCACGTCGCGCCAGCGGCGGTAGCGGGCGACGTCGGACCAGAGGGAGGCCATTTCCTGACGGCTGTAACGTGGAATCACTCGTAGACCTTCACGGCAAAGTCCCGGCGCGCCGCGAACCGGAGCACTTCCAGCACGACGTCACAGGACGGACCTGACTTCTTCGCGGCGGTGAGGTTGAACGAAAGGTCCAGTCCTTCGGGCCGCGCCACCGCCAGCGCGCCGGGGTCGACCTTCTCGTGGATGATGCGGTTGGCCAGCCGCCCCGCCTGCTGACCGAGCGCCAGCGGGGCTGGCGAGAGGGCCAGCGTCGCGCCCTCCTTCACCTGGCTGGCCGTGAGCGCCACCAGCGGCACCTTGCGGGAGGCACTGAAGGCGATGAGGGCCTGGACGACGGACGCGTTGCCCACGGTCTTGTCCGCAACCATCAGCAGGCCGTCCACCTTCCCCGCCGCGCCCTCCAGCACCTCGCCCACCCGCTCCTGCGCTTCCACGGCCAGCGGCACGATGGTGAGCCCAAGGGCCGCGCCAGCGGAGCGGGCCTGCGCCACCGCCCCCGCCGAGGAGCGCGGGTCATGCAGGATGCCCACGCGCTTCGCCCCTGGCGCCACGGCCTTGAGCGCGGCCAGCTCCGGACCGAAGTCGCTGGTGAGCGCGATGCCGGTGACGTGCGGCGCCTCCAGGCCGTACTTCTCGTGGTACGGCACCATGGCGAACAGCACGGGCACGTCCTCGCCCAGCGAGCGGCGCGCGGCGTTGGCGGCCAGGGGGCCCAGGGCCAGGACCAGCGCGGGCTTCTGCGCGGCCAGCGACTTGAAGACGCGCGCCGCCTCCGTGGGGCTCTCCTCCAGCGTCAGCTCGGTGACGTCCGCGCGGGCCTCCGACGCGAAGCCAGCGAGGAAGGAAGCGTACGGCGCGAGGCTCGCGGACTTCACGGCCACGACGCGGGCACGGCCCGGACCTCGCTGTGCGGCCTGCGCGAAGGCGACGGCGGGCAGCAGGAGCGTCAGGAGCGCGAGCCGCCGGAGGTTCGTCATCGCGCCACTTGCTGGCAGCAGCGGAAGCCCACGTCCGGGGCCTTCAGCGACGGGGCGCCCCTGCGGCGCGCGGAGCACCGGGCGGCGTCGCTGGGCTTGTCGAAGGAGCCGCCCTTGATGAGCCAGTCCTCGGTGTTCAGGTAGTGGGAGGAGGTCCACTCGGCCGCGTTCCCGGACAGGTCGGCCGGGCCGTAGGCGGAGCGGCAGGCGCTGAAGGAGCCAGAGGTCGCGATCTTCCGCGCGGCCCCGTCCGCGGCGCCGGTGTTGCAGACCTTCTGGACCTGCTCATCTCCCGAGGAGAAGCGCGCGTTGCCGGGCCCCTTGCAGGCCTTCTCCCACTCCTCCTCGGAGCACAGGTGCTTGCCCAGGTCCTCGCAGGCGGTCTTCGCCTCGAGCCAGCTCGCCGCGAGGCGCGGCTTGTGGCCCTGCTGGTTGGGGAACTCGAACTCGTCCACGCAGAAGCTCTCCACCATGACGCTGTCCATGCGCATCTCGTCGCTGGAGCCAGCTGCCTGGAGGTCTTCCGGAGGGGAGCCCTTCTTGAAGCTGCCGCCGCTCACCAGGCGCATGTCGGGGGGACAGCGGTCCGTGGCCAGGATGCCACCCGCGGCGGTGGACGACCCAGGCGTGGCGGGCCCGGTGCCGTTCCTACCGGCCTGGGCCTGACGCAGGCGCAGCCAGAGATAGCCGCCGCCCGCGCCCAGGACGATGCCCATCACCGCGAGGACCACCATCCACATCATCGAGCTGGACCCCGCCGAGCGGGCCGGCTTCGCCTGCGTCGCCCGCGTCACGGGCAGCGTGTGCAGGCCGGAGGTCGCGGGCGACAGCCGGCGCGTGGCGGCGCGAGCGCCCGACACGTCAGGCGGGGGTTCCCCTTTGCGCGAGCGTCCACCCGTCGAGTTCTCGTTGGCGCCCCGAGCCGATCCCTGGGCCGCGGAGGCTCGCGAGCCGCGAGGGCCGGACGGCTCCGAGCCGCGCGGGTTCGCCGACGACGCCATGCCCGAAGCCCGCGAGTTGCGGCCGTTCCGGCCCGAGGAGCGGGACTCGGAGGGTTCGTCGTCGTCGGAGCCACGACCGCCAGAGCGGCCGTCGCTCGCCGGGTCCGCGCCGCGCCCGGAGCGAGACTCCGTGGCGGATGCATCCGCGTTGCGCCCGCCGTCACCGCGCCCACCGGCCCGTCCATCGCTGGAGGACTCGCCACCGCGACCGCTCGCGCGCCCGTCATCGCCGCGACCGCCGGACCGTCCGTCGCTCGACGCGGCGTCACCGCGACCACCGGAGCGTGCATCACTGGCCGAAGCGTCACCGCGACCATTCGAGCGAGCGTCTCCGGACGAGGCTTCGCCGCGACCGTTCGAGCGCGCGTCCCCGGCCGAAGCCTCGCCACGGCCGTTCGAGCGCGCATCTCCGGACGAGGCTTCACCACGGCCATTGGAGCGCGCGTCCCCAGACGAAGCTTCACCACGGCCGCTGGAGCGCACGTCCCCGGACGAGGCCTCGCCACGACCGTTCGAGCGCGCATCCCCGGACGAGGCTTCGCCACGGCCATTCGAGCGCGCATCCCCGGAGGACGCCTCGCCGCCACGGCCGCTGGAGGACTCGCCACGCCCTCCCGCGCGCCCTTCGCTGGACGTGGAATCCCGACCCGAGCGCGCATCCCCGGAGGACGCCTCGCCGCCACGCTCTCCGGAACGGGCCCCGCGGGGATCCGCGGGGAATGACGGCTCCTCCGCCTTCGCGAAGATGCGCATCACCGGCTCGGCAGCCTTGGCCTTCGGCTCCTCCGCCGCGCGAGAGGCCGCCCGGGGCTCCAGCTGTGTCGCCGCGTCGGGGGCCTGCCCCAGCGCGCGCGGATCCGCCTCCGCGCCCCGCCGCCCCGCCGGGCGCTCCGCCACCGCGCGCATCTCCTGCTGCGTCGCCGCATCGGACACGGAGCGCGCCTCGGGCCCCGTGATGTAGTCGAGCGCCTGCGCATTCGAGCCCAGGATGGCCGCCAGCGTCGCCGCGTCCAGCGGCTGCGTCGCGTCCGGTGGGGGCTCTTCGTCCTGCGCCGGGGTGGGCGCGGCCGGCGTCGGTGCGCTGGCGATGGGGAGCATGCCGGTGGGCACTGGAGGCAACGGCTTGTTCGCCGCCCGCGCGGCCACCGCCGCCGGCGGCAGCGCGCCCATCGTCGGCACCGCGCGCTGACGGGAAGCCGCGGCCGGGTGACGCTGCACCAATGCCGCGAACTCCGCGTGCAGCTCACCGCCCGACTTCGGACGGGCCAGCGGGTTCTGGTTGAGCGC
This window encodes:
- a CDS encoding TlpA family protein disulfide reductase yields the protein MTQQAGSENSKPPRARGDGAKTVLAVVAVLGLAALAFLGVREAQRARLVPDGVSPPSFQLAKHGGGSLTLSDLKGHVVMLDFWATWCPPCREEMPSLVKLAKEYESQGLVFVAASRDDGDTAPQQVDYFLQRFQPELRPYVVYADDNMARAFEVNALPTLYFLDRDGKVMDAQRGMLSEDGLRRRIERALKR
- a CDS encoding CFI-box-CTERM domain-containing protein, encoding MQPEELIRAAQTRAAGLDVGRGDAALERVRAQASALFAKLPEPPVYRRAEDPSRKAAQALLPEMERVLAEAFAVARAPAVSPLVDRLVAALRAHAEALVHTADGRLEAAELAWRRAQELERAAHPTRQMVGQPARPPPVFDKGTGLSRYDPRNAPQAGVKLVCPNTGCKRMGDYAFVPTHAYHRFVCPACRVPFLAYFGELKGLEVEHRRSSKRYRFTVDEVGSAVTTRIDFEEAGGQEFPAARRDLLAFLYTEQRELKVVVNLTNGKMMWVSPASSCFVVTAAFGEGAPELVAFRAFRDDVLRKSRLGQGFIDGYYHWGPPLAAWVVRRPRVRAGVRWALKRVHGGLTRRERG
- a CDS encoding S1C family serine protease yields the protein MGWTQVGGVIRVAVLACALGTAGRAESRPPKKLWLEARNRAASRQHSNISEVARKAMPAVVSITTRQDSADVPPGEEPQRGIGSGFIIHPDGYILTSAHVVDGASEVSISIRSATGYVEEFPATVVGEDERTDCALLKVDSPRKLPVLKLASASHVDIADWVVVIGNPFGLAHSVTVGVVSYLGRTDVTPNGRDGDFDYLQLDASINPGNSGGPVLDLHGDVVAVANAVNVSGQGIGFAIPIDIAKTVIPQLKAHGRMRRGWMGISVQDFSPEVAQAFNLNPRGRGVVVTDVVEDSPAERAGLRTGDVILNLDRLSVERAHTLRWQVAARGVGQHIQLQLRRLGHPMTLRVKLEDAPRVEAPPATLASGAAPAERTAGARSALEDLLSPVPRSPSGRAGGDSEGGEGLPVP
- a CDS encoding vegetative protein, whose translation is MAEATQTTKPTHWPRTAKGNGKKACTVEGCKRPYRAKSYCFFHFKKWRQGDLPHSRYRVCSKPECRIKTSKAGLCEKHYAETYKKEAAA
- a CDS encoding RNA methyltransferase, with protein sequence MRPGAELTVVLHQTRSPDNLGAVCRVMANFGFERLILSEPITKDFGAAERMAVKSGHILSGMRVAPTLAEALEDCVYVVGTTSRTQVVKRSPLTPEEAARRLAEESTRGRVALLFGGEQRGLSDEDLTHCQDLLVIPTSDVQPSMNLAQSSAVLLYLCHRQGLGETAAVPAEAEPGAKLGTLGALSARMRAAMLAADFLNPQAPEHVLHELERTLMRSRLTQREAELWLNAFKHLGRAVAPGSSRE
- a CDS encoding phosphoribosylaminoimidazolesuccinocarboxamide synthase; the encoded protein is MNTSALHAQLTHTLRQTDLPALGTPYKGKVRDTYRKGDTLVLVTSDRLSAFDHVLTTIPFKGEVLNRLAAFWFDRTKHICPNHVLDVPDANVTVARACQPFSVEVVVRGYLTGSLWRDYEKGTHTAYGVPFPEGLRKDSAFPTPILTPSTKAEYGQHDEPISEAEILARGLATPRDWARITEAARGLFLEGQTWARTRGLILVDTKYEFGKVGDELFVIDEMHTPDSSRYWVADEYEARFAKGEDQRMLDKENIRQWLIRERNFSGHGALPAIPDDVRVDLATKYVAAYERITGMPLTLTPGDVHARIESNLRAKGYL
- the purB gene encoding adenylosuccinate lyase, with protein sequence MIPRYSRQEMASLWSDVARYRRWRDVELAALEGMVAQGLAPRDALADCLARAGDFTEADAARIEEIERTTKHDVIAFLTFVEERVGPSARWLHLGMTSSDVLDTSLGLTLRDAVDLLLKGMDRVMAAVEKRAFEHKHTLQMGRSHGIHAEPITFGHKLAIWYDELRRGRTRLLHARDTIAVGKISGAVGTFAHLPPSVEEHVCQKLGLTPAPASSQVVQRDRHAEFFTAIALVGASLEKFAVEIRHLQRTEVREAEEPFMPGQKGSSAMPHKRNPILSENLTGLARLLRGYAVSAMEDVALWHERDISHSSVERVIGPDATVLLDFMLHRFAGLIENMRVYPEQMKKNLDLLGGVVNSQRLLLELARKGMDRQAAYVVVQRNAMKMFEEGVDFRQALLADADLLKMMTPEEISDCFSPGYHTRQMDAVFQRVFGRAS
- a CDS encoding ABC transporter substrate-binding protein; this encodes MTNLRRLALLTLLLPAVAFAQAAQRGPGRARVVAVKSASLAPYASFLAGFASEARADVTELTLEESPTEAARVFKSLAAQKPALVLALGPLAANAARRSLGEDVPVLFAMVPYHEKYGLEAPHVTGIALTSDFGPELAALKAVAPGAKRVGILHDPRSSAGAVAQARSAGAALGLTIVPLAVEAQERVGEVLEGAAGKVDGLLMVADKTVGNASVVQALIAFSASRKVPLVALTASQVKEGATLALSPAPLALGQQAGRLANRIIHEKVDPGALAVARPEGLDLSFNLTAAKKSGPSCDVVLEVLRFAARRDFAVKVYE
- a CDS encoding protein kinase domain-containing protein, whose product is MLCYRCGSHVPDTSETCATCGQKFDAAARQAAGAARKRGAEGAPYKPGDVVADRYAIQEVVGAGPLGFVFRAQDQAIDVEVALKVIQPRLVQQPEERTQFALSMRVGKKLNHPNLVRVYEEGVDGDRPFFTMQLLEGLPLRRMMEQRTAKGQLFSLKEVEPLLAQMAAALDGAHRFGPHADLKPENVFVLPDLLKVTDCGLGLAVPHLPFVQAQKGHRAAAYIAPEYVNGAELDTRMDVYSLGVLMGEMVTGLLPEDGGVPEVTVRHPDLPPAFESLYRRALNQNPLARPKSGGELHAEFAALVQRHPAAASRQRAVPTMGALPPAAVAARAANKPLPPVPTGMLPIASAPTPAAPTPAQDEEPPPDATQPLDAATLAAILGSNAQALDYITGPEARSVSDAATQQEMRAVAERPAGRRGAEADPRALGQAPDAATQLEPRAASRAAEEPKAKAAEPVMRIFAKAEEPSFPADPRGARSGERGGEASSGDARSGRDSTSSEGRAGGRGESSSGRGGEASSGDARSNGRGEASSGDARSNGRGEASSGDVRSSGRGEASSGDARSNGRGEASSGDARSNGRGEASAGDARSNGRGEASSGDARSNGRGDASASDARSGGRGDAASSDGRSGGRGDDGRASGRGGESSSDGRAGGRGDGGRNADASATESRSGRGADPASDGRSGGRGSDDDEPSESRSSGRNGRNSRASGMASSANPRGSEPSGPRGSRASAAQGSARGANENSTGGRSRKGEPPPDVSGARAATRRLSPATSGLHTLPVTRATQAKPARSAGSSSMMWMVVLAVMGIVLGAGGGYLWLRLRQAQAGRNGTGPATPGSSTAAGGILATDRCPPDMRLVSGGSFKKGSPPEDLQAAGSSDEMRMDSVMVESFCVDEFEFPNQQGHKPRLAASWLEAKTACEDLGKHLCSEEEWEKACKGPGNARFSSGDEQVQKVCNTGAADGAARKIATSGSFSACRSAYGPADLSGNAAEWTSSHYLNTEDWLIKGGSFDKPSDAARCSARRRGAPSLKAPDVGFRCCQQVAR